Proteins from a single region of Corylus avellana chromosome ca11, CavTom2PMs-1.0:
- the LOC132165946 gene encoding 2-oxoisovalerate dehydrogenase subunit alpha 2, mitochondrial-like isoform X2 has product MVLDLPGGKVVLTPEMRFISESPEERAQCYRVLDNDGQLIMCSNFKKVGEEIAVKMYTDMVTLQTMDAVFYEAQRQGRISFYATTIGEEAINIASAAALTTDDLVFPQYREPGVLLWRGFTLQEFANQCFGNKADYGKGRQMPIHYGSNKLNYFTVSATIATQLPHAVGAAYSLKMDRRNACVITYFGDGGSSEGDFHAALNFAAVMEVPAIFFCRNNGWAISTPTSDQFRSDGVVVRGRGYGVRSIRVDGNDALAIYSAVHAAREMAISEHRPILIEAITYRVGHHSTSDDSTKYRPVDEIEWWRSARDPVARFRKWIESNGWWCSEAESELRNNVREQLLHAIQVAEKIEKPPLAELFMDVYDVPPSNLCEQEKLLGETVRRNPQYYPPDVSL; this is encoded by the exons GTCTTAGATTTACCAGGAGGAAAGGTTGTGCTCACTCCTGAGATGAGGTTCATATCTGAATCCCCTGAAGAGAGGGCACAATGCTACCGGGTCCTTGATAATGATGGGCAGCTGATTATGTGcagcaattttaaaaag GTCGGTGAGGAAATTGCTGTAAAAATGTACACTGACATGGTTACGCTGCAAACCATGGATGCTGTTTTCTATGAAGCACAAAGGCAAGGAAGAATTTCCTTTTATGCAACCACAATTGGAGAAGAGGCTATTAACATTGCATCGGCAGCAGCACTCACCACTGATGACCTTGTCTTCCCTCAG TATAGGGAACCAGGGGTTCTATTATGGCGTGGTTTCACACTACAAGAATTTGCAAACCAGTGTTTTGGAAACAAAGCTGATTATGGAAAAGGCAGGCAGATGCCTATCCATTATGGGTCTAACAAGCTCAACTACTTCACTGTATCAGCAACGATTGC TACACAACTTCCCCATGCAGTGGGTGCTGCATATTCTTTGAAGATGGACAGAAGAAACGCATGTGTAATCACTTATTTTGGTGATGGTGGCTCAAGCGAG GGAGATTTCCATGCTGCTTTGAATTTTGCGGCTGTTATGGAGGTCCCGGCTATATTTTTCTGCCGGAACAATGGCTGGGCCATTAGTACCCCTACTTCAGACCAGTTCCGAA GTGACGGTGTTGTTGTTAGAGGCCGTGGTTATGGAGTTCGAAGCATTCGAGTAGATGGTAATGATGCTCTGGCCATTTATAGTGCGGTTCATGCTGCACGTGAAATGGCAATTAGTGAACACAGGCCAATCTTGATTGAG GCCATTACATATCGTGTGGGGCATCACTCCACTTCCGATGATTCCACCAAGTACCGTCCAGTTGATGAGATTGAATGGTGGAGATCGGCACGAGACCCAGTAGCTAGATTTAGAAAATGGATTGAAAGCAATGGTTGGTGGTGCAGTGAGGCTGAGTCAGAGCTAAGAAACAATGTGAGGGAGCAG CTATTACATGCAATTCAAGTGgcagaaaaaattgagaaacccCCACTTGCCGAGCTTTTCATGGATGTTTATGATGTTCCCCCATCAAATCTTTGTGAGCAGGAGAAATTGCTGGGAGAGACTGTTAGAAGGAACCCACAGTATTACCCACCCGATGTTTCTCTTTAG
- the LOC132165946 gene encoding 2-oxoisovalerate dehydrogenase subunit alpha 2, mitochondrial-like isoform X3, translating to MRFISESPEERAQCYRVLDNDGQLIMCSNFKKVGEEIAVKMYTDMVTLQTMDAVFYEAQRQGRISFYATTIGEEAINIASAAALTTDDLVFPQYREPGVLLWRGFTLQEFANQCFGNKADYGKGRQMPIHYGSNKLNYFTVSATIATQLPHAVGAAYSLKMDRRNACVITYFGDGGSSEGDFHAALNFAAVMEVPAIFFCRNNGWAISTPTSDQFRSDGVVVRGRGYGVRSIRVDGNDALAIYSAVHAAREMAISEHRPILIEAITYRVGHHSTSDDSTKYRPVDEIEWWRSARDPVARFRKWIESNGWWCSEAESELRNNVREQLLHAIQVAEKIEKPPLAELFMDVYDVPPSNLCEQEKLLGETVRRNPQYYPPDVSL from the exons ATGAGGTTCATATCTGAATCCCCTGAAGAGAGGGCACAATGCTACCGGGTCCTTGATAATGATGGGCAGCTGATTATGTGcagcaattttaaaaag GTCGGTGAGGAAATTGCTGTAAAAATGTACACTGACATGGTTACGCTGCAAACCATGGATGCTGTTTTCTATGAAGCACAAAGGCAAGGAAGAATTTCCTTTTATGCAACCACAATTGGAGAAGAGGCTATTAACATTGCATCGGCAGCAGCACTCACCACTGATGACCTTGTCTTCCCTCAG TATAGGGAACCAGGGGTTCTATTATGGCGTGGTTTCACACTACAAGAATTTGCAAACCAGTGTTTTGGAAACAAAGCTGATTATGGAAAAGGCAGGCAGATGCCTATCCATTATGGGTCTAACAAGCTCAACTACTTCACTGTATCAGCAACGATTGC TACACAACTTCCCCATGCAGTGGGTGCTGCATATTCTTTGAAGATGGACAGAAGAAACGCATGTGTAATCACTTATTTTGGTGATGGTGGCTCAAGCGAG GGAGATTTCCATGCTGCTTTGAATTTTGCGGCTGTTATGGAGGTCCCGGCTATATTTTTCTGCCGGAACAATGGCTGGGCCATTAGTACCCCTACTTCAGACCAGTTCCGAA GTGACGGTGTTGTTGTTAGAGGCCGTGGTTATGGAGTTCGAAGCATTCGAGTAGATGGTAATGATGCTCTGGCCATTTATAGTGCGGTTCATGCTGCACGTGAAATGGCAATTAGTGAACACAGGCCAATCTTGATTGAG GCCATTACATATCGTGTGGGGCATCACTCCACTTCCGATGATTCCACCAAGTACCGTCCAGTTGATGAGATTGAATGGTGGAGATCGGCACGAGACCCAGTAGCTAGATTTAGAAAATGGATTGAAAGCAATGGTTGGTGGTGCAGTGAGGCTGAGTCAGAGCTAAGAAACAATGTGAGGGAGCAG CTATTACATGCAATTCAAGTGgcagaaaaaattgagaaacccCCACTTGCCGAGCTTTTCATGGATGTTTATGATGTTCCCCCATCAAATCTTTGTGAGCAGGAGAAATTGCTGGGAGAGACTGTTAGAAGGAACCCACAGTATTACCCACCCGATGTTTCTCTTTAG